From Methanosarcinales archaeon, a single genomic window includes:
- a CDS encoding acetylxylan esterase, with protein sequence MDENGIMSYPADRGIPIFESTIINDTPEYSLESIIFSSREDKIAALLRIPKSSEPVPGVLILPGATVSKEDEQGLSAELAGMGYASMVIDQRNLGGVDFQLDGQLFEAGEEPVEHKMVFDTLKAVDVMRQKSGIDKDNIAIIGISNGGRFGIIATAIDSGIRGVVGISTSGYDMEAYINQNAGQITMNQTRFLRSIDPDSYLDKLPPRKIAMIHMLNDSIIPIELAQVTYNKADDPRVFYPIEGEGHGYNGAMRNALETELGIILI encoded by the coding sequence GTGGACGAGAACGGCATCATGTCCTACCCGGCTGATAGAGGTATTCCAATCTTCGAATCCACCATCATCAACGATACACCCGAATATTCCCTCGAATCGATTATTTTTTCCAGCCGGGAAGATAAAATCGCTGCTCTTTTGCGAATCCCGAAGAGCAGCGAACCAGTTCCCGGAGTTCTGATCCTGCCTGGAGCTACAGTATCTAAAGAGGACGAGCAAGGTCTGTCGGCTGAACTTGCAGGTATGGGTTATGCTTCGATGGTCATCGACCAGCGCAATCTGGGCGGGGTGGACTTCCAGCTGGACGGTCAATTGTTTGAAGCAGGAGAAGAGCCTGTTGAGCATAAAATGGTTTTTGATACGTTAAAAGCAGTTGATGTGATGCGGCAGAAATCCGGGATCGATAAGGATAATATCGCCATCATTGGGATAAGTAACGGGGGACGTTTTGGTATAATTGCTACAGCCATCGATTCGGGCATTAGAGGTGTGGTTGGGATCAGTACCAGTGGATACGATATGGAGGCATATATTAATCAAAATGCAGGTCAGATCACAATGAACCAGACCAGATTTTTACGTTCAATTGACCCTGATTCTTATCTGGACAAACTACCACCTCGTAAAATAGCAATGATCCATATGCTAAATGATTCCATAATTCCTATAGAACTGGCACAGGTTACCTATAATAAAGCTGATGATCCCAGGGTTTTCTATCCTATAGAGGGTGAAGGGCATGGGTATAATGGTGCCATGAGGAATGCCCTTGAAACAGAGCTGGGAATAATACTAATATAA